A genomic stretch from Aedes albopictus strain Foshan chromosome 2, AalbF5, whole genome shotgun sequence includes:
- the LOC115254061 gene encoding uncharacterized protein LOC115254061, which translates to MHDLLINVAKEDDIVQIIHLIIDHRLELPKSASTRAKLASALNLASASSEDLTVTLRLLENLLRQYCLGEINESELKAHFSNLSPPMQGALVEAVQLRKPEICQFLVNEINAKDHLLMESFDWDVKWIMGNSSLASAREQIATVVLNCRGKDQKLKAMRFEMSRERLAELIGVLEQCEGSGVDK; encoded by the exons ATGCACGATTTGCTTATTAATGTCGCCAAAGAAGATGATATTGTTCAG ATTATCCACCTTATTATCGATCACCGTTTGGAGTTACCCAAATCAGCTTCCACTCGGGCCAAGCTAGCATCCGCCCTAAATCTAGCCAGCGCATCCTCGGAAGATCTTACCGTTACGCTTCGCCTGTTGGAAAATCTACTTCGGCAGTACTGTCTGGGAGAGATCAACGAATCCGAGCTGAAAGCTCACTTCTCCAATCTGAGCCCGCCGATGCAGGGCGCCTTGGTCGAAGCGGTTCAGCTTCGAAAACCGGAGATTTGCCAGTTTCTCGTCAACGAGATCAACGCCAAAGACCATCTGCTGATGGAATCGTTCGATTGGGACGTAAAGTGGATCATGGGCAATAGCAGTTTGGCTTCCGCGAGGGAGCAGATCGCTACGGTTGTGCTGAACTGTCGAGGTAAAGATCAGAAGCTCAAGGCGATGCGCTTCGAGATGAGCCGGGAACGGTTGGCTGAGTTGATAGGAGTGTTGGAGCAATGCGAGGGAAGTGGTGTTGATAAATAA